The following are encoded together in the Humulus lupulus chromosome 5, drHumLupu1.1, whole genome shotgun sequence genome:
- the LOC133780021 gene encoding subtilisin-like protease 3 — MKCGNILDQVSLFFLVSVLIFNHLVAIAEAKESSFKTYIVHVKKPKHYEVLSAQSTSHMDSWYETFLPPSSANTTTTTGGSTKHPRMVHTYRNVATGFAARLTAEEAEALAEKDGVVSVQPEKIYTLHTTHSPNFLGLHQGLGLWNETKLGQGVIIGVLDTGIWPDHPSFSDEGVPPPPPKWKGTCEFTGSACNNKLIGARNFVTELDKTGELKSLPPFDVNGHGTHTSSTAAGNFVQGANVFGEANGTAAGMAPFAHVAMYRVCEAGCYGADILAAIDAAVSDGVDVLSLSFGAGSTPFYADSIAIGAFAAAQKGIFVSCSAGNEGPGYFTMANEAPWILTVGASTIDRRIKATVKLGTGEEFEGESLFQFEPKDYDQTTLLPLVYAGSNGNDSSAFCMPGSLQKDVVAGKVVACDRSVEIGRIEMGKEVKRAGGAAMILMNKKIDGFSTYADPHVLPVSHVSYAAGVKIKSYINSTSTTPEATILFQGTVIGDSHSPALTSFSSRGPNSASPGILKPDIVGPGVSILAAWPSSVDNSTSNIPFNMISGTSMSCPHLSGIAALLKGSHPDWSPAPIKSAIMTTADVVNFGGKPILDEKASPADIFAIGAGHVNPSKANNPGLIYNIEPEDYIPYLCRLNYTDDQVSVITQETVKCSAVKSIGEAELNYPSFSIILGSETQSYNRTVTNVGEANSIYTLEVFPPEGTGVGVKPNKIMFNEVYQKVVYTINIFSISGGARTNRKGFSQGYLRWVSDKYSVRSQISVVFD; from the exons ATGAAATGTGGAAACATATTAGACCAagtctctctcttttttttggtGTCAGTTCTCATTTTCAATCATTTAGTAGCCATAGCAGAAGCCAAAGAAAGTAGCTTTAAGACTTACATAGTTCATGTGAAGAAGCCAAAACATTACGAAGTGCTTTCAGCTCAGTCAACTAGCCATATGGATAGTTGGTACGAGACATTTTTACCTCCTAGTAGTGCtaataccaccaccaccaccggcgGCTCAACCAAGCACCCTCGTATGGTTCACACATACCGGAATGTGGCCACCGGATTTGCGGCTAGGTTGACGgcggaggaggccgaagccttgGCGGAGAAAGACGGCGTCGTTTCAGTTCAACCAGAGAAAATCTACACTTTACACACAACTCATAGTCCAAATTTTTTGGGGTTACACCAAGGATTAGGATTGTGGAATGAAACCAAATTAGGCCAAGGAGTTATCATAGGTGTCCTCGACACCGGGATATGGCCAGACCACCCTTCGTTTAGTGATGAAGGGGTTCCTCCTCCACCGCCTAAATGGAAAGGCACGTGCGAGTTTACCGGCAGCGCGTGTAACAACAAGCTTATAGGAGCAAGGAATTTTGTGACAGAGTTGGACAAAACAGGGGAGCTTAAAAGTCTGCCTCCGTTTGACGTGAACGGTCATGGGACTCACACTTCGAGTACGGCAGCCGGGAATTTTGTTCAGGGCGCTAATGTGTTCGGAGAAGCCAACGGCACGGCAGCCGGAATGGCACCTTTTGCTCACGTGGCGATGTACAGAGTATGCGAAGCTGGTTGTTATGGAGCTGACATATTAGCTGCAATCGACGCTGCCGTAAGTGATGGCGTCGACGTTCTTTCTCTCTCATTCGGTGCAGGCTCGACTCCGTTCTACGCTGACTCGATCGCCATTGGCGCCTTCGCCGCCGCCCAAAAGGGTATtttcgtcagctgctcggccggaAACGAGGGTCCTGGTTACTTTACGATGGCCAATGAAGCTCCGTGGATTCTCACTGTCGGAGCTAGCACCATTGATAGGAGAATAAAAGCCACTGTGAAGCTCGGAACCGGAGAAGAATTCGAGGGCGAATCGTTGTTTCAGTTTGAGCCTAAGGACTACGACCAAACGACATTGTTGCCGCTAGTCTACGCCGGTTCGAATGGCAACGATTCCTCTGCGTTTTGCATGCCGGGATCGCTCCAAAAAGACGTTGTGGCGGGAAAAGTAGTCGCCTGTGACAGAAGTGTAGAGATTGGAAGAATCGAAATGGGAAAAGAAGTGAAGAGAGCCGGCGGCGCCGCCATGATTCTGATGAACAAAAAGATTGATGGGTTCAGTACATACGCTGATCCTCACGTGCTTCCAGTGAGTCATGTGAGTTACGCCGCCGGAGTGAAGATCAAATCCTATATAAATTCAACCTCGACAACCCCAGAAGCCACAATCTTGTTCCAAGGAACTGTGATAGGAGATTCTCATTCTCCGGCGTTGACTTCGTTCTCCTCCAGAGGACCAAACTCGGCAAGTCCTGGGATTCTAAAGCCGGACATTGTAGGTCCCGGGGTCAGCATATTAGCCGCATGGCCGTCCTCGGTGGACAACTCTACTTCAAACATACCGTTTAATATGATTTCGGGTACTTCTATGTCTTGCCCACATCTCAGTGGTATTGCAGCTCTGCTAAAAGGCTCTCACCCTGACTGGTCTCCTGCCCCTATTAAGTCCGCCATCATGACAACTGCCGACGTTGTCAACTTCGGAGGAAAGCCCATTTTGGACGAAAAG GCTTCTCCAGCAGACATTTTTGCCATAGGGGCAGGCCATGTGAACCCGTCCAAAGCAAACAATCCAGGTCTAATCTACAACATTGAACCAGAAGATTACATTCCTTATCTTTGTCGATTGAACTATACAGATGATCAAGTTTCGGTCATTACACAAGAAACAGTAAAGTGTTCAGCTGTGAAAAGCATAGGAGAAGCAGAGcttaattatccatcgttttcTATAATTTTGGGTTCAGAAACTCAGAGCTATAATAGGACAGTGACGAATGTTGGTGAGGCTAATTCAATCTACACTTTGGAGGTTTTCCCACCAGAGGGAACTGGGGTTGGTGTGAAGCCTAATAAGATTATGTTCAATGAGGTTTACCAGAAGGTTGTATATACAATTAATATTTTCTCAATAAGTGGTGGAGCTAGGACCAATAGGAAGGGTTTTAGTCAAGGATATTTGAGATGGGTTTCTGATAAGTACTCTGTTAGAAGCCAAATATCTGTCGTATTTGATTGA